The following are encoded in a window of Rhinoderma darwinii isolate aRhiDar2 unplaced genomic scaffold, aRhiDar2.hap1 Scaffold_783, whole genome shotgun sequence genomic DNA:
- the LOC142730623 gene encoding olfactory receptor 52N2-like, translated as MVSTNISGVYSSVFILEGIPDLESSHVWLSIPLFVVYVLAISGNLLMLLLIMMEPRLHNPMYYFLWTLSLTDLVLSSSITLKMLCIFWFNHKEIPLLSCLVQMFFIHCFTSLESGVLLAMAFDRYMAICNPLQYVSALTNTLIGKIVMALVIRGTIIVTPCPWMASRLPYCHSHHIPHSYCDHMAVVKLACTDTTINSAYGLTVVLIVIVFDVSCIAVSYVFILRAVLRLSSKNAKNKAFETCTSHICIILMFYTLGLFSFLTHRIGHIAPYIHVILSNLYLLIPPTLNPVIYRVKNKEIRSAALHLLQVRIL; from the coding sequence ATGGTGTCCACCAACATCTCCGGCGTTTACTCAAGTGTTTTTATCCTGGAGGGAATCCCGGACCTGGAGTCTTCTCATGTGTGGCTATCGATCCCTCTCTTTGTCGTGTACGTCTTAGCCATATCTGGGAACCTCCTGATGCTGCTCCTCATTATGATGGAACCACGGCTCCACAATCCCATGTATTATTTCCTCTGGACTTTGTCCCTCACTGATCTGGTTCTGTCGAGCTCCATTACCCTGAAAATGCTCTGCATCTTCTGGTTCAATCACAAGGAGATCCCTCTCTTATCCTGCCTTGTGCAGATGTTCTTCATCCACTGTTTCACCTCACTAGAGTCTGGAGTCCTCCTGGCCATGGCCTTTGATAGATACATGGCTATCTGTAATCCTCTTCAATATGTTAGTGCATTAACCAACACATTAATAGGGAAAATAGTCATGGCCCTGGTCATAAGAGGAACCATCATAGTGACCCCATGTCCATGGATGGCCAGTAGACTACCATACTGCCACAGCCACCATATCCCGCACTCCTACTGTGACCACATGGCGGTTGTGAAGTTGGCCTGTACAGACACCACCATCAACAGTGCCTATGGCTTGACCGTCGTCTTGATAGTCATTGTGTTTGATGTATCATGCATTGCCGTGTCATATGTTTTTATACTGAGGGCAGTTTTGAGACTTTCCTCTAAGAACGCCAAGAATAAAGCCTTCGAAACGTGTACGTCCCACATTTGTATCATCCTCATGTTCTACACCCTGGGACTGTTTTCCTTTCTGACTCATAGGATAGGTCATATAGCTCCATACATCCATGTTATCCTGTCCAATCTCTACCTGCTCATCCCACCAACTCTAAACCCCGTCATCTATCGTGTGAAGAACAAGGAGATCCGATCTGCAGCTCTCCATCTGTTGCAGGTTAggattttataa